A section of the Salvelinus fontinalis isolate EN_2023a chromosome 33, ASM2944872v1, whole genome shotgun sequence genome encodes:
- the LOC129832300 gene encoding rap1 GTPase-activating protein 2-like isoform X4 has product MLRRKRSVSFGGFGWIDKSTVAALKGRKQELLTISNVPLGDCPPSPPRTAPPTMKSAEFFDMLERMQVPKSEETKPHSQRSKDDYIPYPRIEDILKKGSPYPQVILPQFGGYWIEDAEALAGTPTSSESSFCEEDDGGGMSPGGGFGFRLECNSSARAYRKHFLGREHMNYYCTGSSLGNLIMSLKHEEAEGQEFLRILLRSRTKTHHDRISLAGLNQLPSVPQIAKLLCDDVTGLKFNPVLYPRGSQLIVGYDEHEVNNTFKFGVIYQKFGQTSEEELFGNNEETPAFREFLSVLGDNIELNDFKGFRGGLDVSHGQTGSESVYTVFREREMMFHVSTKLPFTEGDVQQLQRKRHIGNDIVAAVFQEDATPFVPDMIASNFLHAYVLVQVENPGTEHTTYKVSVTAREDVPPFGPPLPNPAVFKKGPEFRDFLLTKLINAENACYKSDKFAKLEGRTRAALLDNLHDELHRQTQVTLGQGQAGEEDKLENGGHGGLLESFKRAMRVRSHSMETMVGSHRHRSPGVGGGVPASLSGGGLPQSTECTKSTFTPPVLSAKSPLKSPVKRRSGLFPRLHSSTESPSDRHTRSDQKTPDICPLGQEGRSETWSNPSSPERPFLKLKDCSRPNISRSSSSTSSFSSTTGEGEALEELDTGTHPSIASSSVFSPYPSLSVESQGSATPLIMCRSPIDVKSKMSPRSNLKFRFDKMSHATTSE; this is encoded by the exons tCTGCCGAGTTCTTTGACATGCTGGAAAGGATGCAG GTCCCTAAATCTGAGGAGACGAAGCCCCACTCGCAGAGAAGCAAG gaTGACTACATCCCATACCCGCGGATAGAGGAC ATTCTGAAGAAGGGTAGCCCATACCCGCAGGTGATCCTGCCCCAGTTTGGGGGTTACTGGATTGAGGATGCCGAGGCGCTTGCGGGCACCCCCACCTCCTCGGAGAGCAGCTTCTGTGAGGAGGATGACGGAGGGGGCATGAGCCCTGGGGGAGGGTTCGGCTTCAGGCTGGAGTGTAACAGCTCGGCCAGGGCCTACCGCAAACACTTCCTGGGCAGG GAGCATATGAACTACTACTGCACAGGCAGCAGTCTTGGGAACCTCATTATGTCACTGAAGCACGAGGAGGCAGAGGGCCAGGAGTTCCTCCGCATCTTGCTCAG GTCGAGGACAAAGACACACCATGACAGGATCTCTCTGGCAGGCCTCAACCAACTTCCCAGTGTACCCCAGATAGCCAAG CTCCTCTGTGACGACGTGACTGGCCTGAAGTTCAACCCGGTCCTGTACCCCAGA GGCTCTCAGTTGATAGTAGGTTATGACGAACATGAAGTGAACAACACCTTTAAGTTTGGTGTCATCTACCAGAAGTTTGGTCAG ACGTCAGAGGAGGAGTTGTTTGGGAACAACGAGGAGACGCCAGCCTTCCGGGAGTTCCTCAGTGTTCTGGGAGACAACATAGAGCTGAACGACTTTAAGGG GTTCCGTGGTGGTCTGGACGTATCTCACGGTCAGACAGGCTCTGAGTCCGTCTACACcgtcttcagagagagagagatgatgttcCACGTCTCCACTAAACTACCCTTCACTGAGGGAGACGTACAACAG CTCCAGAGGAAGAGGCACATAGGAAATGACATCGTGGCGGCGGTCTTTCAGGAAGATGCCACACCCTTTGTGCCTGACATGATCGCCTCCAACTTCCTCCATGCGTATGTGCTGGTGCAGGTGGAGAACCCTGGTACTGAACACACTACATACAAG GTGTCTGTTACAGCGAGGGAGGATGTACCTCCGTTTGGCCCACCTCTCCCCAATCCAGCGGTCTTCAAGAAA GGTCCTGAGTTCCGCGacttcctcctgacaaagctgatCAATGCAGAGAACGCCTGCTACAAGTCTGACAAGTTTGCCAAGCTAGAG GGGCGGACACGAGCTGCGCTGCTGGATAACCTTCACGATGAGCTCCACAGACAGACCCAAGTTACTCTGGGGCAAGGCCAGGCTGGGGAGGAGGACAAGCTGGAGAATGGGGGCCATGGGGGACTGCTGGAGTCCTTCAAG CGTGCCATGCGCGTCCGGAGTCACTCCATGGAGACCATGGTGGGGTCCCACCGTCACCGGAGTCCAGGGGTGGGAGGGGGGGTCCCGGCCAGCTTGAGTGGAGGGGGGCTGCCGCAGAGCACCGAGTGCACAAAGAGTACCTTCACG CCACCGGTGCTGTCAGCCAAGTCTCCCCTAAAGAGTCCAGTGAAGCGTCGTTCAGGCCTCTTCCCCCGCCTCCACTCCAGCACAGAGAGCCCCTCGGACAGACACACGCGCAG TGACCAAAAGACCCCAGACATCTGCCCGCTCGGACAGGAAGGGAGGTCAGAGACGTGGTCCAACCCCAGCTCGCCGGAGAG GCCGTTCCTCAAGCTGAAGGACTGCAGCAGACCCAACATCTCCCGCTCCTCCTCCAGCACCAGCAGCTTCAGCAGCACCACCGGGGAGGGAGAGGCCCTGGAGGAGCTTGACACT GGAACCCACCCGTCCATAGCCTCCTCGTCCGTGTTCAGCCCCTACCCTTCCCTCAGCGTGGAAAGCCAAGGCTCTGCCACCCCCCTCATCATGTGTCGCAGTCCCATAG ATGTAAAGAGTAAGATGTCTCCCAGGTCAAACTTGAAGTTCCGCTTTGACAAGATGAGTCACGCCACAACT TCCGAATAG
- the LOC129832300 gene encoding rap1 GTPase-activating protein 2-like isoform X5, translating into MFSTACKGSVGESRIDKSTVAALKGRKQELLTISNVPLGDCPPSPPRTAPPTMKSAEFFDMLERMQVPKSEETKPHSQRSKDDYIPYPRIEDILKKGSPYPQVILPQFGGYWIEDAEALAGTPTSSESSFCEEDDGGGMSPGGGFGFRLECNSSARAYRKHFLGREHMNYYCTGSSLGNLIMSLKHEEAEGQEFLRILLRSRTKTHHDRISLAGLNQLPSVPQIAKLLCDDVTGLKFNPVLYPRGSQLIVGYDEHEVNNTFKFGVIYQKFGQTSEEELFGNNEETPAFREFLSVLGDNIELNDFKGFRGGLDVSHGQTGSESVYTVFREREMMFHVSTKLPFTEGDVQQLQRKRHIGNDIVAAVFQEDATPFVPDMIASNFLHAYVLVQVENPGTEHTTYKVSVTAREDVPPFGPPLPNPAVFKKGPEFRDFLLTKLINAENACYKSDKFAKLEGRTRAALLDNLHDELHRQTQVTLGQGQAGEEDKLENGGHGGLLESFKRAMRVRSHSMETMVGSHRHRSPGVGGGVPASLSGGGLPQSTECTKSTFTPPVLSAKSPLKSPVKRRSGLFPRLHSSTESPSDRHTRSDQKTPDICPLGQEGRSETWSNPSSPERPFLKLKDCSRPNISRSSSSTSSFSSTTGEGEALEELDTGTHPSIASSSVFSPYPSLSVESQGSATPLIMCRSPIDVKSKMSPRSNLKFRFDKMSHATTSE; encoded by the exons tCTGCCGAGTTCTTTGACATGCTGGAAAGGATGCAG GTCCCTAAATCTGAGGAGACGAAGCCCCACTCGCAGAGAAGCAAG gaTGACTACATCCCATACCCGCGGATAGAGGAC ATTCTGAAGAAGGGTAGCCCATACCCGCAGGTGATCCTGCCCCAGTTTGGGGGTTACTGGATTGAGGATGCCGAGGCGCTTGCGGGCACCCCCACCTCCTCGGAGAGCAGCTTCTGTGAGGAGGATGACGGAGGGGGCATGAGCCCTGGGGGAGGGTTCGGCTTCAGGCTGGAGTGTAACAGCTCGGCCAGGGCCTACCGCAAACACTTCCTGGGCAGG GAGCATATGAACTACTACTGCACAGGCAGCAGTCTTGGGAACCTCATTATGTCACTGAAGCACGAGGAGGCAGAGGGCCAGGAGTTCCTCCGCATCTTGCTCAG GTCGAGGACAAAGACACACCATGACAGGATCTCTCTGGCAGGCCTCAACCAACTTCCCAGTGTACCCCAGATAGCCAAG CTCCTCTGTGACGACGTGACTGGCCTGAAGTTCAACCCGGTCCTGTACCCCAGA GGCTCTCAGTTGATAGTAGGTTATGACGAACATGAAGTGAACAACACCTTTAAGTTTGGTGTCATCTACCAGAAGTTTGGTCAG ACGTCAGAGGAGGAGTTGTTTGGGAACAACGAGGAGACGCCAGCCTTCCGGGAGTTCCTCAGTGTTCTGGGAGACAACATAGAGCTGAACGACTTTAAGGG GTTCCGTGGTGGTCTGGACGTATCTCACGGTCAGACAGGCTCTGAGTCCGTCTACACcgtcttcagagagagagagatgatgttcCACGTCTCCACTAAACTACCCTTCACTGAGGGAGACGTACAACAG CTCCAGAGGAAGAGGCACATAGGAAATGACATCGTGGCGGCGGTCTTTCAGGAAGATGCCACACCCTTTGTGCCTGACATGATCGCCTCCAACTTCCTCCATGCGTATGTGCTGGTGCAGGTGGAGAACCCTGGTACTGAACACACTACATACAAG GTGTCTGTTACAGCGAGGGAGGATGTACCTCCGTTTGGCCCACCTCTCCCCAATCCAGCGGTCTTCAAGAAA GGTCCTGAGTTCCGCGacttcctcctgacaaagctgatCAATGCAGAGAACGCCTGCTACAAGTCTGACAAGTTTGCCAAGCTAGAG GGGCGGACACGAGCTGCGCTGCTGGATAACCTTCACGATGAGCTCCACAGACAGACCCAAGTTACTCTGGGGCAAGGCCAGGCTGGGGAGGAGGACAAGCTGGAGAATGGGGGCCATGGGGGACTGCTGGAGTCCTTCAAG CGTGCCATGCGCGTCCGGAGTCACTCCATGGAGACCATGGTGGGGTCCCACCGTCACCGGAGTCCAGGGGTGGGAGGGGGGGTCCCGGCCAGCTTGAGTGGAGGGGGGCTGCCGCAGAGCACCGAGTGCACAAAGAGTACCTTCACG CCACCGGTGCTGTCAGCCAAGTCTCCCCTAAAGAGTCCAGTGAAGCGTCGTTCAGGCCTCTTCCCCCGCCTCCACTCCAGCACAGAGAGCCCCTCGGACAGACACACGCGCAG TGACCAAAAGACCCCAGACATCTGCCCGCTCGGACAGGAAGGGAGGTCAGAGACGTGGTCCAACCCCAGCTCGCCGGAGAG GCCGTTCCTCAAGCTGAAGGACTGCAGCAGACCCAACATCTCCCGCTCCTCCTCCAGCACCAGCAGCTTCAGCAGCACCACCGGGGAGGGAGAGGCCCTGGAGGAGCTTGACACT GGAACCCACCCGTCCATAGCCTCCTCGTCCGTGTTCAGCCCCTACCCTTCCCTCAGCGTGGAAAGCCAAGGCTCTGCCACCCCCCTCATCATGTGTCGCAGTCCCATAG ATGTAAAGAGTAAGATGTCTCCCAGGTCAAACTTGAAGTTCCGCTTTGACAAGATGAGTCACGCCACAACT TCCGAATAG
- the LOC129832300 gene encoding rap1 GTPase-activating protein 2-like isoform X6: MELSFRIDKSTVAALKGRKQELLTISNVPLGDCPPSPPRTAPPTMKSAEFFDMLERMQVPKSEETKPHSQRSKDDYIPYPRIEDILKKGSPYPQVILPQFGGYWIEDAEALAGTPTSSESSFCEEDDGGGMSPGGGFGFRLECNSSARAYRKHFLGREHMNYYCTGSSLGNLIMSLKHEEAEGQEFLRILLRSRTKTHHDRISLAGLNQLPSVPQIAKLLCDDVTGLKFNPVLYPRGSQLIVGYDEHEVNNTFKFGVIYQKFGQTSEEELFGNNEETPAFREFLSVLGDNIELNDFKGFRGGLDVSHGQTGSESVYTVFREREMMFHVSTKLPFTEGDVQQLQRKRHIGNDIVAAVFQEDATPFVPDMIASNFLHAYVLVQVENPGTEHTTYKVSVTAREDVPPFGPPLPNPAVFKKGPEFRDFLLTKLINAENACYKSDKFAKLEGRTRAALLDNLHDELHRQTQVTLGQGQAGEEDKLENGGHGGLLESFKRAMRVRSHSMETMVGSHRHRSPGVGGGVPASLSGGGLPQSTECTKSTFTPPVLSAKSPLKSPVKRRSGLFPRLHSSTESPSDRHTRSDQKTPDICPLGQEGRSETWSNPSSPERPFLKLKDCSRPNISRSSSSTSSFSSTTGEGEALEELDTGTHPSIASSSVFSPYPSLSVESQGSATPLIMCRSPIDVKSKMSPRSNLKFRFDKMSHATTSE, from the exons tCTGCCGAGTTCTTTGACATGCTGGAAAGGATGCAG GTCCCTAAATCTGAGGAGACGAAGCCCCACTCGCAGAGAAGCAAG gaTGACTACATCCCATACCCGCGGATAGAGGAC ATTCTGAAGAAGGGTAGCCCATACCCGCAGGTGATCCTGCCCCAGTTTGGGGGTTACTGGATTGAGGATGCCGAGGCGCTTGCGGGCACCCCCACCTCCTCGGAGAGCAGCTTCTGTGAGGAGGATGACGGAGGGGGCATGAGCCCTGGGGGAGGGTTCGGCTTCAGGCTGGAGTGTAACAGCTCGGCCAGGGCCTACCGCAAACACTTCCTGGGCAGG GAGCATATGAACTACTACTGCACAGGCAGCAGTCTTGGGAACCTCATTATGTCACTGAAGCACGAGGAGGCAGAGGGCCAGGAGTTCCTCCGCATCTTGCTCAG GTCGAGGACAAAGACACACCATGACAGGATCTCTCTGGCAGGCCTCAACCAACTTCCCAGTGTACCCCAGATAGCCAAG CTCCTCTGTGACGACGTGACTGGCCTGAAGTTCAACCCGGTCCTGTACCCCAGA GGCTCTCAGTTGATAGTAGGTTATGACGAACATGAAGTGAACAACACCTTTAAGTTTGGTGTCATCTACCAGAAGTTTGGTCAG ACGTCAGAGGAGGAGTTGTTTGGGAACAACGAGGAGACGCCAGCCTTCCGGGAGTTCCTCAGTGTTCTGGGAGACAACATAGAGCTGAACGACTTTAAGGG GTTCCGTGGTGGTCTGGACGTATCTCACGGTCAGACAGGCTCTGAGTCCGTCTACACcgtcttcagagagagagagatgatgttcCACGTCTCCACTAAACTACCCTTCACTGAGGGAGACGTACAACAG CTCCAGAGGAAGAGGCACATAGGAAATGACATCGTGGCGGCGGTCTTTCAGGAAGATGCCACACCCTTTGTGCCTGACATGATCGCCTCCAACTTCCTCCATGCGTATGTGCTGGTGCAGGTGGAGAACCCTGGTACTGAACACACTACATACAAG GTGTCTGTTACAGCGAGGGAGGATGTACCTCCGTTTGGCCCACCTCTCCCCAATCCAGCGGTCTTCAAGAAA GGTCCTGAGTTCCGCGacttcctcctgacaaagctgatCAATGCAGAGAACGCCTGCTACAAGTCTGACAAGTTTGCCAAGCTAGAG GGGCGGACACGAGCTGCGCTGCTGGATAACCTTCACGATGAGCTCCACAGACAGACCCAAGTTACTCTGGGGCAAGGCCAGGCTGGGGAGGAGGACAAGCTGGAGAATGGGGGCCATGGGGGACTGCTGGAGTCCTTCAAG CGTGCCATGCGCGTCCGGAGTCACTCCATGGAGACCATGGTGGGGTCCCACCGTCACCGGAGTCCAGGGGTGGGAGGGGGGGTCCCGGCCAGCTTGAGTGGAGGGGGGCTGCCGCAGAGCACCGAGTGCACAAAGAGTACCTTCACG CCACCGGTGCTGTCAGCCAAGTCTCCCCTAAAGAGTCCAGTGAAGCGTCGTTCAGGCCTCTTCCCCCGCCTCCACTCCAGCACAGAGAGCCCCTCGGACAGACACACGCGCAG TGACCAAAAGACCCCAGACATCTGCCCGCTCGGACAGGAAGGGAGGTCAGAGACGTGGTCCAACCCCAGCTCGCCGGAGAG GCCGTTCCTCAAGCTGAAGGACTGCAGCAGACCCAACATCTCCCGCTCCTCCTCCAGCACCAGCAGCTTCAGCAGCACCACCGGGGAGGGAGAGGCCCTGGAGGAGCTTGACACT GGAACCCACCCGTCCATAGCCTCCTCGTCCGTGTTCAGCCCCTACCCTTCCCTCAGCGTGGAAAGCCAAGGCTCTGCCACCCCCCTCATCATGTGTCGCAGTCCCATAG ATGTAAAGAGTAAGATGTCTCCCAGGTCAAACTTGAAGTTCCGCTTTGACAAGATGAGTCACGCCACAACT TCCGAATAG
- the LOC129832300 gene encoding rap1 GTPase-activating protein 2-like isoform X7, protein MLERMQVPKSEETKPHSQRSKDDYIPYPRIEDILKKGSPYPQVILPQFGGYWIEDAEALAGTPTSSESSFCEEDDGGGMSPGGGFGFRLECNSSARAYRKHFLGREHMNYYCTGSSLGNLIMSLKHEEAEGQEFLRILLRSRTKTHHDRISLAGLNQLPSVPQIAKLLCDDVTGLKFNPVLYPRGSQLIVGYDEHEVNNTFKFGVIYQKFGQTSEEELFGNNEETPAFREFLSVLGDNIELNDFKGFRGGLDVSHGQTGSESVYTVFREREMMFHVSTKLPFTEGDVQQLQRKRHIGNDIVAAVFQEDATPFVPDMIASNFLHAYVLVQVENPGTEHTTYKVSVTAREDVPPFGPPLPNPAVFKKGPEFRDFLLTKLINAENACYKSDKFAKLEGRTRAALLDNLHDELHRQTQVTLGQGQAGEEDKLENGGHGGLLESFKRAMRVRSHSMETMVGSHRHRSPGVGGGVPASLSGGGLPQSTECTKSTFTPPVLSAKSPLKSPVKRRSGLFPRLHSSTESPSDRHTRSDQKTPDICPLGQEGRSETWSNPSSPERPFLKLKDCSRPNISRSSSSTSSFSSTTGEGEALEELDTGTHPSIASSSVFSPYPSLSVESQGSATPLIMCRSPIDVKSKMSPRSNLKFRFDKMSHATTSE, encoded by the exons ATGCTGGAAAGGATGCAG GTCCCTAAATCTGAGGAGACGAAGCCCCACTCGCAGAGAAGCAAG gaTGACTACATCCCATACCCGCGGATAGAGGAC ATTCTGAAGAAGGGTAGCCCATACCCGCAGGTGATCCTGCCCCAGTTTGGGGGTTACTGGATTGAGGATGCCGAGGCGCTTGCGGGCACCCCCACCTCCTCGGAGAGCAGCTTCTGTGAGGAGGATGACGGAGGGGGCATGAGCCCTGGGGGAGGGTTCGGCTTCAGGCTGGAGTGTAACAGCTCGGCCAGGGCCTACCGCAAACACTTCCTGGGCAGG GAGCATATGAACTACTACTGCACAGGCAGCAGTCTTGGGAACCTCATTATGTCACTGAAGCACGAGGAGGCAGAGGGCCAGGAGTTCCTCCGCATCTTGCTCAG GTCGAGGACAAAGACACACCATGACAGGATCTCTCTGGCAGGCCTCAACCAACTTCCCAGTGTACCCCAGATAGCCAAG CTCCTCTGTGACGACGTGACTGGCCTGAAGTTCAACCCGGTCCTGTACCCCAGA GGCTCTCAGTTGATAGTAGGTTATGACGAACATGAAGTGAACAACACCTTTAAGTTTGGTGTCATCTACCAGAAGTTTGGTCAG ACGTCAGAGGAGGAGTTGTTTGGGAACAACGAGGAGACGCCAGCCTTCCGGGAGTTCCTCAGTGTTCTGGGAGACAACATAGAGCTGAACGACTTTAAGGG GTTCCGTGGTGGTCTGGACGTATCTCACGGTCAGACAGGCTCTGAGTCCGTCTACACcgtcttcagagagagagagatgatgttcCACGTCTCCACTAAACTACCCTTCACTGAGGGAGACGTACAACAG CTCCAGAGGAAGAGGCACATAGGAAATGACATCGTGGCGGCGGTCTTTCAGGAAGATGCCACACCCTTTGTGCCTGACATGATCGCCTCCAACTTCCTCCATGCGTATGTGCTGGTGCAGGTGGAGAACCCTGGTACTGAACACACTACATACAAG GTGTCTGTTACAGCGAGGGAGGATGTACCTCCGTTTGGCCCACCTCTCCCCAATCCAGCGGTCTTCAAGAAA GGTCCTGAGTTCCGCGacttcctcctgacaaagctgatCAATGCAGAGAACGCCTGCTACAAGTCTGACAAGTTTGCCAAGCTAGAG GGGCGGACACGAGCTGCGCTGCTGGATAACCTTCACGATGAGCTCCACAGACAGACCCAAGTTACTCTGGGGCAAGGCCAGGCTGGGGAGGAGGACAAGCTGGAGAATGGGGGCCATGGGGGACTGCTGGAGTCCTTCAAG CGTGCCATGCGCGTCCGGAGTCACTCCATGGAGACCATGGTGGGGTCCCACCGTCACCGGAGTCCAGGGGTGGGAGGGGGGGTCCCGGCCAGCTTGAGTGGAGGGGGGCTGCCGCAGAGCACCGAGTGCACAAAGAGTACCTTCACG CCACCGGTGCTGTCAGCCAAGTCTCCCCTAAAGAGTCCAGTGAAGCGTCGTTCAGGCCTCTTCCCCCGCCTCCACTCCAGCACAGAGAGCCCCTCGGACAGACACACGCGCAG TGACCAAAAGACCCCAGACATCTGCCCGCTCGGACAGGAAGGGAGGTCAGAGACGTGGTCCAACCCCAGCTCGCCGGAGAG GCCGTTCCTCAAGCTGAAGGACTGCAGCAGACCCAACATCTCCCGCTCCTCCTCCAGCACCAGCAGCTTCAGCAGCACCACCGGGGAGGGAGAGGCCCTGGAGGAGCTTGACACT GGAACCCACCCGTCCATAGCCTCCTCGTCCGTGTTCAGCCCCTACCCTTCCCTCAGCGTGGAAAGCCAAGGCTCTGCCACCCCCCTCATCATGTGTCGCAGTCCCATAG ATGTAAAGAGTAAGATGTCTCCCAGGTCAAACTTGAAGTTCCGCTTTGACAAGATGAGTCACGCCACAACT TCCGAATAG
- the LOC129832300 gene encoding rap1 GTPase-activating protein 2-like isoform X8 yields MLERMQDDYIPYPRIEDILKKGSPYPQVILPQFGGYWIEDAEALAGTPTSSESSFCEEDDGGGMSPGGGFGFRLECNSSARAYRKHFLGREHMNYYCTGSSLGNLIMSLKHEEAEGQEFLRILLRSRTKTHHDRISLAGLNQLPSVPQIAKLLCDDVTGLKFNPVLYPRGSQLIVGYDEHEVNNTFKFGVIYQKFGQTSEEELFGNNEETPAFREFLSVLGDNIELNDFKGFRGGLDVSHGQTGSESVYTVFREREMMFHVSTKLPFTEGDVQQLQRKRHIGNDIVAAVFQEDATPFVPDMIASNFLHAYVLVQVENPGTEHTTYKVSVTAREDVPPFGPPLPNPAVFKKGPEFRDFLLTKLINAENACYKSDKFAKLEGRTRAALLDNLHDELHRQTQVTLGQGQAGEEDKLENGGHGGLLESFKRAMRVRSHSMETMVGSHRHRSPGVGGGVPASLSGGGLPQSTECTKSTFTPPVLSAKSPLKSPVKRRSGLFPRLHSSTESPSDRHTRSDQKTPDICPLGQEGRSETWSNPSSPERPFLKLKDCSRPNISRSSSSTSSFSSTTGEGEALEELDTGTHPSIASSSVFSPYPSLSVESQGSATPLIMCRSPIDVKSKMSPRSNLKFRFDKMSHATTSE; encoded by the exons ATGCTGGAAAGGATGCAG gaTGACTACATCCCATACCCGCGGATAGAGGAC ATTCTGAAGAAGGGTAGCCCATACCCGCAGGTGATCCTGCCCCAGTTTGGGGGTTACTGGATTGAGGATGCCGAGGCGCTTGCGGGCACCCCCACCTCCTCGGAGAGCAGCTTCTGTGAGGAGGATGACGGAGGGGGCATGAGCCCTGGGGGAGGGTTCGGCTTCAGGCTGGAGTGTAACAGCTCGGCCAGGGCCTACCGCAAACACTTCCTGGGCAGG GAGCATATGAACTACTACTGCACAGGCAGCAGTCTTGGGAACCTCATTATGTCACTGAAGCACGAGGAGGCAGAGGGCCAGGAGTTCCTCCGCATCTTGCTCAG GTCGAGGACAAAGACACACCATGACAGGATCTCTCTGGCAGGCCTCAACCAACTTCCCAGTGTACCCCAGATAGCCAAG CTCCTCTGTGACGACGTGACTGGCCTGAAGTTCAACCCGGTCCTGTACCCCAGA GGCTCTCAGTTGATAGTAGGTTATGACGAACATGAAGTGAACAACACCTTTAAGTTTGGTGTCATCTACCAGAAGTTTGGTCAG ACGTCAGAGGAGGAGTTGTTTGGGAACAACGAGGAGACGCCAGCCTTCCGGGAGTTCCTCAGTGTTCTGGGAGACAACATAGAGCTGAACGACTTTAAGGG GTTCCGTGGTGGTCTGGACGTATCTCACGGTCAGACAGGCTCTGAGTCCGTCTACACcgtcttcagagagagagagatgatgttcCACGTCTCCACTAAACTACCCTTCACTGAGGGAGACGTACAACAG CTCCAGAGGAAGAGGCACATAGGAAATGACATCGTGGCGGCGGTCTTTCAGGAAGATGCCACACCCTTTGTGCCTGACATGATCGCCTCCAACTTCCTCCATGCGTATGTGCTGGTGCAGGTGGAGAACCCTGGTACTGAACACACTACATACAAG GTGTCTGTTACAGCGAGGGAGGATGTACCTCCGTTTGGCCCACCTCTCCCCAATCCAGCGGTCTTCAAGAAA GGTCCTGAGTTCCGCGacttcctcctgacaaagctgatCAATGCAGAGAACGCCTGCTACAAGTCTGACAAGTTTGCCAAGCTAGAG GGGCGGACACGAGCTGCGCTGCTGGATAACCTTCACGATGAGCTCCACAGACAGACCCAAGTTACTCTGGGGCAAGGCCAGGCTGGGGAGGAGGACAAGCTGGAGAATGGGGGCCATGGGGGACTGCTGGAGTCCTTCAAG CGTGCCATGCGCGTCCGGAGTCACTCCATGGAGACCATGGTGGGGTCCCACCGTCACCGGAGTCCAGGGGTGGGAGGGGGGGTCCCGGCCAGCTTGAGTGGAGGGGGGCTGCCGCAGAGCACCGAGTGCACAAAGAGTACCTTCACG CCACCGGTGCTGTCAGCCAAGTCTCCCCTAAAGAGTCCAGTGAAGCGTCGTTCAGGCCTCTTCCCCCGCCTCCACTCCAGCACAGAGAGCCCCTCGGACAGACACACGCGCAG TGACCAAAAGACCCCAGACATCTGCCCGCTCGGACAGGAAGGGAGGTCAGAGACGTGGTCCAACCCCAGCTCGCCGGAGAG GCCGTTCCTCAAGCTGAAGGACTGCAGCAGACCCAACATCTCCCGCTCCTCCTCCAGCACCAGCAGCTTCAGCAGCACCACCGGGGAGGGAGAGGCCCTGGAGGAGCTTGACACT GGAACCCACCCGTCCATAGCCTCCTCGTCCGTGTTCAGCCCCTACCCTTCCCTCAGCGTGGAAAGCCAAGGCTCTGCCACCCCCCTCATCATGTGTCGCAGTCCCATAG ATGTAAAGAGTAAGATGTCTCCCAGGTCAAACTTGAAGTTCCGCTTTGACAAGATGAGTCACGCCACAACT TCCGAATAG